A single window of Ovis aries strain OAR_USU_Benz2616 breed Rambouillet chromosome 24, ARS-UI_Ramb_v3.0, whole genome shotgun sequence DNA harbors:
- the ACHE gene encoding acetylcholinesterase isoform X6 — protein sequence MRPPWCPLHTPSLASQLLLLLFLLGGGAEAEGPEDPELLVMVRGGRLRGLRLMAPRGPVSAFLGIPFAEPPVGPRRFLPPEPKRPWPGVLNATAFQSVCYQYVDTLYPGFEGTEMWNPNRELSEDCLYLNVWTPYPRPSSPTPVLVWIYGGGFYSGASSLDVYDGRFLTQAEGTVLVSMNYRVGAFGFLALPGSREAPGNVGLLDQRLALQWVQENVAAFGGDPASVTLFGESAGAASVGMHLLSPPSRGLFHRAVLQSGAPNGPWATVGVGEARRRATLLARLVGCPPGGAGGNDTELVACLRARPAQDLVDHEWRVLPQESVFRFSFVPVVDGDFLSDTPEALINAGDFHGLQVLVGVVKDEGSYFLVYGAPGFSKDNESLISRAQFLAGVRVGVPQASDLAAEAVVLHYTDWLHPEDPARLREALSDVVGDHNVVCPVAQLAGRLAAQGARVYAYIFEHRASTLSWPLWMGVPHGYEIEFIFGLPLEPSLNYTIEERTFAQRLMRYWANFARTGDPNDPRDPKAPQWPPYTAGAQQYVSLNLRPLEVRRGLRAQACAFWNRFLPKLLSATDTLDEAERQWKAEFHRWSSYMVHWKNQFDHYSKQDRCADL from the exons ATGAGGCCCCCGTGGTGTCCCCTGCACACGCCCTCCCTGGCTTcccagctccttctcctcctcttccttctgggaggaggggcagaggccGAGGGCCCGGAGGACCCAGAGCTGCTGGTGATGGTGCGTGGGGGCCGGCTGCGGGGCCTCCGCCTAATGGCTCCCAGGGgccctgtctctgcttttctgggCATCCCCTTCGCAGAGCCACCTGTGGGCCCCCGTCGCTTTCTGCCACCGGAGCCCAAGCGGCCCTGGCCAGGGGTGCTGAATGCCACAGCCTTCCAAAGCGTCTGCTACCAGTATGTGGACACTCTGTACCCTGGCTTTGAGGGCACCGAGATGTGGAACCCCAACCGCGAGCTGAGTGAGGACTGCCTCTACCTCAACGTGTGGACACCGTACCCCCGGCCATCGTCCCCCACCCCTGTCCTCGTCTGGATCTATGGGGGTGGCTTCTACAGCGGGGCCTCCTCCCTGGACGTGTACGATGGCCGCTTCCTGACCCAGGCCGAGGGGACTGTGCTGGTGTCCATGAACTATCGGGTGGGCGCCTTTGGCTTCTTGGCACTGCCGGGGAGCAGGGAGGCCCCAGGCAATGTGGGGCTACTGGATCAGAGGCTGGCACTGCAGTGGGTGCAGGAGAATGTGGCAGCCTTCGGGGGGGACCCAGCGTCAGTGACTCTGTTTGGGGAAAGTGCAGGTGCCGCCTCCGTGGGCATGCACCTGCTGTCCCCACCCAGCCGGGGCCTGTTCCACAGGGCTGTGCTGCAGAGCGGGGCACCCAATGGGCCCTGGGCCACAGTGGGCGTAGGAGAGGCCCGCCGCAGGGCCACACTGCTGGCCCGCCTCGTGGGCTGTCCCCCGGGTGGGGCTGGTGGTAATGACACAGAGCTGGTGGCCTGCCTGCGGGCACGGCCAGCTCAGGACCTGGTGGACCATGAGTGGCGCGTGCTGCCTCAGGAAAGCGTCTTCCGCTTCTCCTTCGTGCCTGTGGTGGACGGAGACTTCCTCAGTGACACACCCGAGGCCCTCATCAATGCTGGAGACTTCCATGGCCTGCAG GTGCTGGTGGGTGTGGTGAAGGATGAGGGCTCCTATTTTCTGGTTTATGGggccccaggcttcagcaaaGACAACGAGTCTCTCATCAGCCGGGCCCAGTTCCTGGCCGGGGTGCGGGTCGGGGTCCCCCAGGCAAGTGACCTGGCTGCCGAGGCTGTGGTCCTGCATTACACAGACTGGCTGCACCCTGAGGACCCAGCACGCCTAAGGGAGGCTTTGAGTGATGTGGTGGGCGACCACAACGTCGTGTGCCCCGTGGCCCAGCTGGCTGGGCGACTGGCTGCTCAGGGCGCTCGAGTCTATGCCTACATCTTTGAACACCGTGCATCCACGCTCTCCTGGCCCCTCTGGATGGGGGTCCCCCATGGCTACGAGATCGAGTTCATCTTCGGGCTCCCCCTGGAACCCTCGCTCAACTACACCATCGAGGAGAGAACCTTTGCCCAGCGACTGATGAGATACTGGGCCAACTTCGCCCGCACAGG AGACCCCAATGACCCTCGGGACCCCAAAGCGCCACAGTGGCCACCGTATACGGCGGGAGCGCAGCAGTATGTGAGCCTGAATCTGCGGCCGCTAGAGGTGCGGCGAGGGCTGCGAGCCCAGGCCTGCGCTTTCTGGAATCGCTTCCTGCCCAAACTACTCAGCGCCACCG ACACGCTGGACGAGGCGGAGCGCCAGTGGAAGGCCGAGTTCCATCGCTGGAGCTCCTACATGGTGCACTGGAAGAACCAGTTTGACCATTACAGCAAGCAGGATCGCTGCGCAGACCTGTGA